A stretch of the Vagococcus xieshaowenii genome encodes the following:
- a CDS encoding DUF4044 domain-containing protein codes for MKKSKFDTIKKVVIWLMLIATIGSAVISVIIAAMNM; via the coding sequence ATGAAAAAATCAAAATTCGATACAATAAAAAAAGTAGTTATTTGGTTAATGCTGATTGCTACGATAGGTTCTGCTGTCATTTCAGTAATTATTGCCGCAATGAATATGTAA